The Methanocella arvoryzae MRE50 genome includes a region encoding these proteins:
- a CDS encoding DUF72 domain-containing protein codes for MIRVGTSGWSYDDWAGAFYPPGLPKQAWLSYYGRYFHTTEINSSFYTFPAPLVVQEWIRKASSLNGFEFSLKMPGKVTHDSLLLDVQTALDFEAKVLSPLKAAGALGAVLLQISPYVRYPDHLDRLEALLETLDTTAIDYAVELRHSSWLQNKKEVIPDVLAVLRKFEVALCAIDGPSMPAIIENTGRHSYLRFHGRNPDLWFSKKADSEGRMNRYDYSYTREQLQPWATAIEAMPGTIRAYFNNHPRANAVKNAKLFETMLGPEPEETMPLPTQRQTGLLRFFDE; via the coding sequence ATGATCCGCGTCGGCACCTCAGGCTGGTCCTACGACGACTGGGCGGGAGCCTTCTACCCCCCAGGCCTGCCGAAACAGGCGTGGCTGAGCTACTACGGCAGATACTTCCATACAACGGAGATCAACAGCTCTTTCTACACGTTTCCCGCGCCCTTAGTAGTCCAGGAATGGATCCGGAAAGCCTCTTCCCTGAACGGCTTCGAGTTCTCCCTCAAGATGCCCGGTAAAGTGACCCACGACTCGCTACTGCTGGACGTGCAGACTGCGCTGGACTTCGAGGCAAAAGTGCTCTCACCGCTCAAAGCGGCCGGAGCGCTCGGCGCAGTCCTCCTGCAGATATCGCCATACGTCCGCTATCCCGACCACCTCGATAGGCTGGAGGCACTGCTGGAAACGCTCGACACCACGGCCATCGACTACGCCGTAGAGCTGCGGCACAGCTCCTGGCTGCAAAACAAGAAGGAGGTAATCCCCGACGTGCTGGCAGTCCTGCGGAAGTTCGAGGTGGCACTGTGCGCCATAGACGGGCCTTCCATGCCCGCTATAATAGAAAACACCGGCCGGCACTCCTACCTGAGATTCCACGGACGCAACCCCGACCTCTGGTTCTCAAAAAAGGCAGACTCCGAAGGCAGGATGAACCGCTACGACTACTCCTACACCCGGGAACAGCTACAGCCATGGGCCACTGCCATAGAGGCCATGCCCGGGACTATACGGGCGTACTTCAACAACCACCCCCGGGCGAACGCCGTCAAGAACGCTAAGCTCTTCGAAACCATGCTCGGGCCCGAACCCGAAGAAACCATGCCCCTCCCGACACAGAGGCAGACCGGGCTGTTAAGGTTCTTCGACGAATAA